Part of the Variovorax sp. PAMC 28711 genome is shown below.
CTGGCGCCGGAGATCAACGAGGTCATCACCAAGAACGACCTGGTGGCCGCCGCGGTGCTCTCGGGCAACCGCAATTTCGAGGCGCGCATCCATCCGAACCTGAAGGCCAACTTCCTCGCGTCGCCACCGCTGGTGGTGGCGTACGCCATCGCCGGCAACGTGATGGTCGACCTGATGACCGAGCCGGTCGGCAAGGGCACCGGCGGCAAGGACGTCTTCCTCGGCGACATCTGGCCGACGCCGAAAGAAATCGACGACAACCTGCGCTTCGCGATGAACGCCAAGGCGTTCCGCAAGAACTACGAGCAGATCAAGGAGAACCCGGGCAAGCTGTGGAGCAGCATCAAGGGCGTGAAGGGCGACGTGTACACGTGGCCCGAGTCGACCTACATTGCCGAGCCGCCGTTCTTCGAGGGCTTCAAGATGAAGCCGCACGCCACCGATCCGGGCTTTCGCAACGCACGCGTGATGGCGCTCTTCGGCGACTCGATCACCACCGACCACATCTCGCCGGCAGGTTCCATCAAGGAAAGCTCGCCGGCGGGCATCTGGCTGAAGGCGAACGGCGTCGGAAAGGCCGACTTCAACAGCTACGGCTCCCGCCGCGGCAACCACGAAGTGATGATGCGCGGCACCTTCGCCAACGTGCGCATCAAGAACCTGATGATTCCGCCCGACGCCAACGGCACGCAGGAAGAGGGCGGCGTGACGCGCTTCCAGCCGGGCAACGAGAAGATGTTCATCTACGAAGCGGCGCAGAAGTACATGGCGGCCGGCGTGCCGACCGTGATCTTCGGCGGCGAGGAATACGGCACGGGTTCATCGCGCGACTGGGCGGCCAAGGGCACGCAACTGCTGGGCATCAAGGCGGTGATCGCGCGCAGCTTCGAGCGCATCCATCGCGCCAACCTGGTCGGCATGGGCGTGCTGCCGTTGCAGTTCCGCGGTGCCGATTCGTGGCAGTCGCTCGGGCTCACCGGCGACGAGGAAGTCGACGTGGTCATCGGCGGCGAGCTCCGGCCGCAGATGGACGTGAAGGTCGTGATCCGGCGCTTCGACGGTGCCCACCAGGAAGTCACGGTACGCCTTCGCATCGACACGCCGATCGAGGTCGATTACTACAAGCACGGCGGGATCCTGCCGTTTGTGCTGAGGCAACTCCTGGCCGGCTGACGGGAGCCTGATACCCGGAAATTTCACGAGGATCGAGTTTTCGAGAATAATTCTCGTTTTGATTCAAGTGAGTTCTCCGGGTGACGACAACAACGATCGCAGCGTCGGCTGCGGGCATGCCAACCGGCGCGATGAGCCTCGACAACCTGCCGAGCCACCAGTGGGCCACCGTGCTCGACCTCGAACGCCCCACCGACACCGACGGGCACGACCTCGTTCTTCGACTGACCGAAATCGGCTTCGTGCCGGGCGAAGCGGTCCGCATCGTCGCGAGCGGCGTGCCCGGCCGCGAGCCGCTGGCGGTGCGGCTTGGCCATACCACCTTTGCGCTGCGCCGCTACGAAGCGGCCTTCATTCGCGTCACGCCGGGGGCCGAGCACCATGGTTGAGGCCGTGATCCAGGGGCCGGGCGGATTCGCCCCGAAGGGCCAGCCGGCACGCATCGCCTTGCTGGGCAATCCCAATTGCGGCAAAACCGCGTTGTTCAACCTGCTGACGGGCAGCCGTCAGAAGGTCGCCAACTACGCCGGCGTGACGGTCGAGCGCAAGGAGGGCACGCTGAGCACGCCGTCCGGCCGACGCGTCTTCGTGCTCGATTTGCCGGGCGCCTACAGCCTCAATGCGCTGAGCGCCGACGAAGCCGTCACGCGCGACGTCGTCACCGGCCAGAGCAAGGAAGCGATGCCCGACCTGCTGGTGTGCGTGACCGACGCGACCAATCTGCGCCTCAACCTGCGGCTGGTGCTCGAAGCCAGGAAGCTCGGCCTGCCGATGGTGGTCGCGCTCAACATGACCGACATGGCGAAGAAGCAGGGCATCACCGTGGACACCGCGGTGCTGTCGCGCGAGCTCGGCGTGCCGGTGATCGAGACGGTGGGCGTGCACAGCGGCGGCGCGAAGGCGTTGCTCTCGCAGCTCGACGCGCCCGTGGCGGCAGCGCTGCCGCAAACCTGGCGTCCGCCGGCGCTGGACGACGTGCTCGCCACGCAGCGCGAGGTGCGCCGCATCCTGGGCCTCGCGGTGCAGGAGTCGGTGGGCAGCCTCGCCACCAGCGACCGCATCGATCGCATCGTGCTGCATCCGGTGTGGGGCTCGCTGGTGCTGGCGGCCACGCTGTTCCTGATGTTCCAGGCGGTGTTCAGTTGGGCCAACGTGCCGATGGACGCGATCAAAGCGGCCACCGAAGCGCTCGGCAACGGCCTGAAGGCCCTGGTGCCCGAAGGCATGTTGCAGAGCTTGCTGGTCGACGGCGTCGTGGCCGGCGTGGGCGGCGTGATCGTGTTCCTGCCGCAGATCCTGATCCTCTTTCTCTTCATCCTTGCGCTGGAAGATTCGGGCTACCTGCCGCGCGCCGCGTTCCTGCTCGACCGCGTGATGGGCACCGTCGGGCTGTCGGGCCGCTCGTTCATTCCGCTGCTCTCGAGCTTCGCCTGCGCCATTCCGGGCGTGATGGCCACGCGCACCATCAGCAACTGGCGCGACCGGCTCACCACGATCATGATCGCGCCGCTCATGACGTGTTCGGCGCGGCTGCCCGTGTATGCGCTGCTCATCGCGGCCTTCATTCCCGAGCGCACCGTGGCGGGCCTGTTCAACCTGCAGGGCATCGTGCTGTTCGCGCTGTATGTGTTCGGCATCGTGTCGGCGATGTCGGTGGCCTGGGTCATGAAGCGCTTTCGCGACAACCAGTCGCATTCGCCCTTGCTGATGGAGCTGCCGGCGTACCGCTGGCCGAACATCCGCAACCTGCTGCTCGGCCTCTATGAGCGCGCATGGATCTTCATCCAGCGCGTCGGCACGATCATCCTCACGCTCACCATCCTCTTGTGGTTCCTGTCGACCTTTCCGTCGCCACCCGAAGGCGCGACCGGTCCGGCGATCCAGTACAGCATCGCCGGCATGCTGGGCCGCGGGCTCGAGCACATCTTTGCGCCGATCGGCTTCAACTGGCAGATCTCGATCGCGCTGGTGCCCGGCATGGCGGCGCGTGAAGTCGCGGTCGGCGCACTCGGCACGGTGTATGCACTGTCGGCTGCGGGCGACGAGGTCGCGGGGCAACTGCAGCCGCTGATCGCGAGCAGCTGGTCGCTGGCCACGGCGCTCTCGCTGCTGGTCTGGTATGTCTTCGCGCCCCAATGCATCTCGACGCTCGCCGCCGTGAAGCGCGAGACCAACTCGTGGAAGTACGTGTGGATCATGGCGGGCTATTTGTTCGCCCTGGCCTACATCGCCTGCTTCATCACCTACCGCGTGGCCGTCGCGCTGGGCTGGGGCTGAATGAAAGGATTGACATGACACAGCAACTGATCGTCGGCGTGATCGTCGCCATCGCAGCGCTCTACGCGGTGTGGCGCTGGATGCCGGCTGGTTGGCGCCGCTCGGCCGCGCAGAAGGTGGCTGCGGGCTCGCACCGCGCAGGCTTGGTCGACCGCGAGCGCGCGGACGAACTCGCTGCATCGCTGGCGAAGTCGTCGGGCTGCGGATCGTGCGACAGCTGCGGTGCGTGTGCAAAATCCGACGCACCCGCCGCCGACGCGAAGTTCTCGCCGCGCTGAGCCCGATGCCCGCGCACCTCCTGGTCGCCGGCGGCGGCATCGGCGGGCTCGCGGGCGCGCTGGCGCTGGCGCGCAAGGGTCACCGGATCGACCTGCTGGAGCAGGCCGCCGTGTTCGGCGAAATCGGCGCGGGCGTGCAGCTCGGCCCCAATGCGACGAAGCGGCTTCATGCCCTGGGGCTCGCCGCGTCGCTCGACGCGATCGCAGCGAAACCCGAGGCGCTGGTGGTGCGCAGTGCAGCGAGCCATTCGGTGCTCGCGCGCATGCCGCTCGGCCATTCCGTCAGCGAACGCTATGGCGCGCCCTATCTCTGCGTGCACCGCGCCGATCTCCACGCGCTGCTGCTCGACGCCGTTCGCACGCACGGCGACGTGGCGCTCGCCACCGGCGCCCGCGTCGCGCAGGTGCAAACGAGCGACGACCTGGTCTGCGTGTCGACCGTCGATGCCCGTGCGTGGGAAGGCGATGCGCTGATCGGCGCCGACGGCCTCTGGAGCGTGGTGCGCCAGCAGGTGGAAGACGTCGCCACTGCGCCGCGCGCGACCGGCCACACGGCGTGGCGCGCATTGATCGCCCAGTCAGCACTCCCTGCCGCATTGCGCAGCGGGCAGGTCGATGTCTGGCTCGGCCCGCAGCTGCACGCGGTCGCTTACCCGGTGCGCGGCGGTGAGGGGCTCAACGTGGTGGTCATCGCCGAGTCGGCACCCGCAGGCGATGCGCGCGATTGGGACCAGGCCAGCAGCCTCGCCGCGCTGCAGCAGGCCACCGGCCGTTGCGGCACCGAACTGCAGTCGTTGCTCGACGCCATGCCCGACTGGCGCGCCTGGACACTGAACGACCG
Proteins encoded:
- a CDS encoding FAD-dependent monooxygenase gives rise to the protein MPAHLLVAGGGIGGLAGALALARKGHRIDLLEQAAVFGEIGAGVQLGPNATKRLHALGLAASLDAIAAKPEALVVRSAASHSVLARMPLGHSVSERYGAPYLCVHRADLHALLLDAVRTHGDVALATGARVAQVQTSDDLVCVSTVDARAWEGDALIGADGLWSVVRQQVEDVATAPRATGHTAWRALIAQSALPAALRSGQVDVWLGPQLHAVAYPVRGGEGLNVVVIAESAPAGDARDWDQASSLAALQQATGRCGTELQSLLDAMPDWRAWTLNDRPPLTAAEGMARGRVALLGDAAHPMVPYLAQGAGMAIEDATALADAVGRGGPADLPDAFALYAAARWQRNARVQARAHRNGEIFHASGPVRLGRDLAMRALGAALLDQPWLYGG
- a CDS encoding FeoA family protein: MTTTTIAASAAGMPTGAMSLDNLPSHQWATVLDLERPTDTDGHDLVLRLTEIGFVPGEAVRIVASGVPGREPLAVRLGHTTFALRRYEAAFIRVTPGAEHHG
- the feoB gene encoding ferrous iron transporter B, whose translation is MVEAVIQGPGGFAPKGQPARIALLGNPNCGKTALFNLLTGSRQKVANYAGVTVERKEGTLSTPSGRRVFVLDLPGAYSLNALSADEAVTRDVVTGQSKEAMPDLLVCVTDATNLRLNLRLVLEARKLGLPMVVALNMTDMAKKQGITVDTAVLSRELGVPVIETVGVHSGGAKALLSQLDAPVAAALPQTWRPPALDDVLATQREVRRILGLAVQESVGSLATSDRIDRIVLHPVWGSLVLAATLFLMFQAVFSWANVPMDAIKAATEALGNGLKALVPEGMLQSLLVDGVVAGVGGVIVFLPQILILFLFILALEDSGYLPRAAFLLDRVMGTVGLSGRSFIPLLSSFACAIPGVMATRTISNWRDRLTTIMIAPLMTCSARLPVYALLIAAFIPERTVAGLFNLQGIVLFALYVFGIVSAMSVAWVMKRFRDNQSHSPLLMELPAYRWPNIRNLLLGLYERAWIFIQRVGTIILTLTILLWFLSTFPSPPEGATGPAIQYSIAGMLGRGLEHIFAPIGFNWQISIALVPGMAAREVAVGALGTVYALSAAGDEVAGQLQPLIASSWSLATALSLLVWYVFAPQCISTLAAVKRETNSWKYVWIMAGYLFALAYIACFITYRVAVALGWG
- a CDS encoding DUF6587 family protein codes for the protein MTQQLIVGVIVAIAALYAVWRWMPAGWRRSAAQKVAAGSHRAGLVDRERADELAASLAKSSGCGSCDSCGACAKSDAPAADAKFSPR